The genomic window TGAACGTAAAGCAGGCTCAGGCATTTACCTTGCTTGCAGGCACATTTGGATTAGTGATCGCAGCAGCAGTCATTATGATGAAAATGAAGGGCAAGAAAAAAACAGCCAAAGATGACCTGTCGGCACTTACTGCCAAAGAGCGTGATGATATAAGGATCAAGGAGGAAAATAAGAAAAAGCCGAAGGAGTGGAAGCTGAAGAAAAAGCGACCTGCTCCGAGAACTGTGCAGAAAACGCTGCCTTACAGAAAAGTGTGTGATGACTACATATTCAAGGTCGATGACAACAAGTTTTCAAAGACCTACAAGTTTGAGGACATCAACTACCAGATAGCAAGACAGGACGAGCAGGAGAGCATTTTCTTGGGCTACTGCTCGGTGCTCAACAGCTTTGACACCAATGCCGATATTCAGCTTACTGTTCACAATAATAGGGTGAATAAGGCTGATTTTGATCGTATGGTGCTTATTGGTCACAAGGGCGACGGTTTTGACCATTATCGTGACGCATATAACGAAATGCTTATTGAGAAGATGGAGCAGGGGCAGAACGGTATCATCAGAAATAAATATATTACCGTCACCTTGCAGGCGGCTGATTTGGAAAATGCTCAGACAAAGTTCAACACTATTGATCTTGAATTGTTAAACGCTTTCAAGAAGATAGGCTCGGCAATTAAACCGCTGACCTCCAATGAGAGGATAGTTCTGCTAAAGGATATTTTTCGTAATGTTGATGAGGAGATACCACAGCTTACAGACAAGCATTTTAAGCGGCAGGCGGAGCGTGCCTATTGCTGCCCCGATTATCTGGAGTTCAAGAAGGACTACTTTATGTGGGGGGATAAGTATGCTCGTACCATGTTCATCAAGGATATGCCTGCAAGCCTTAAAGACAATATGCTTACGGATATTGCAAACACCAATCTTGATGTGATGATAAGTGTGAACATAGCCCCTGTTGACCCGTACAAGGCTTTGAAGATAGTAAATCATCAGCTCACATCAATGAGGGCAAATAAGCTGCAAGCTGAGAAAAAGGCGATACAGTCGGGCTACACTTCGGACGTTATCAACGAGGACTTGAAGCACTCGCTGATGGAAGCCGAGGAACTGCTTGATGACCTGAGAAGCAAGAATCAGAAGATGTTTCTTGATAACATAATCATAATGGTGACGGCAAAGGATATGGACGAGCTTGAAAGCAATACCGAGGCAATAGAAGCTGTGGTACGAAAGCACATCTGCTCGCTGTCCACGCTGAAATTTCAGCAGGAGAAAGGCTTACAGAGTGTTCTTCCTCTCGGCAACTGCACCTTGAAGATAAGACGCACACTCACTACCGAAAGCACGGCAGTGCTTATGCCGTTCAGCGGCAAGGAGATAAACCATAAAAACGGCAAATACTACGGCTTGAATGCCTTGTCGAATAATATGATACTTTTTGACCGCTTGCAGCTTAAAAATCCTAACGGCTTTATCTTAGGCTCTCCCGGCTCGGGCAAGAGCTTTAGTGCTAAGCGAGAAATGCTCAATGTGTTCTTGGCGACCGATGACGATATAATCATCATCGACCCGGAACGTGAGTACACAAATCTTGTGGCTGCTCTTGGCGGTGAAACGATCTTTGTTTCTCCGGGCAGTACGAATTACATCAATCCGCTGGATATGTCGAAAGACTATTCCGATGATGAAAGCCCTCTGGTTATGAAATCCGACTTTATTCTTTCGTTCTGCGAATGTCTTATCGGCAAGCAGGGGCTTACGGCAAAGGAGAAAGCTATTATCGACCGCTGCCTTACAATGACCTACGGTGAGTATCTTATCAAGTTTGACCCCGAAAAGCTGCCGACGCTTATGGAGTTCTATGAGAATATCAAAGCACAGCCCGAAAAGGAGGCTAAGGGTCTGGCACTTTCCTTTGAGCTTTACATCAAGGGTAATCTTAATGTGTTTGCACACCATACAAATGTTGACGTTAAAAACCGTGTGGTTTCTTACGACATAAAGGACCTTGGCAAGCAGCTTAAAACGCTGGGTATGCTGATAGTGCTTGATTATGTATGGAACAGAATAACCGTCAACAGAGCGCAGGGCAAGAGAACATGGATATACTTAGATGAAATATATCTGCTGTTTGCAAATGAGTATTCCGCTAACTTCCTCTATGAGCTTTACAAGAGAGCAAGAAAATGGGGCGGCATACCTACGGGTATAACGCAGAATGTGGAGGACTTGCTGAAATCGGAAACAGCAAGGTCAATGCTTTCAAATACCGACTTTGTTATGA from Ruminococcus sp. NK3A76 includes these protein-coding regions:
- a CDS encoding VirB4-like conjugal transfer ATPase, CD1110 family: MTTTAPIYTSEQSVTEIIYEGDESYAQTGVSQTTVYPQTSYSGHIETAPHEGGYSSEEEKSGTVSSEAGVEDSVSEDSETVSSVAEQPVISLNVKQAQAFTLLAGTFGLVIAAAVIMMKMKGKKKTAKDDLSALTAKERDDIRIKEENKKKPKEWKLKKKRPAPRTVQKTLPYRKVCDDYIFKVDDNKFSKTYKFEDINYQIARQDEQESIFLGYCSVLNSFDTNADIQLTVHNNRVNKADFDRMVLIGHKGDGFDHYRDAYNEMLIEKMEQGQNGIIRNKYITVTLQAADLENAQTKFNTIDLELLNAFKKIGSAIKPLTSNERIVLLKDIFRNVDEEIPQLTDKHFKRQAERAYCCPDYLEFKKDYFMWGDKYARTMFIKDMPASLKDNMLTDIANTNLDVMISVNIAPVDPYKALKIVNHQLTSMRANKLQAEKKAIQSGYTSDVINEDLKHSLMEAEELLDDLRSKNQKMFLDNIIIMVTAKDMDELESNTEAIEAVVRKHICSLSTLKFQQEKGLQSVLPLGNCTLKIRRTLTTESTAVLMPFSGKEINHKNGKYYGLNALSNNMILFDRLQLKNPNGFILGSPGSGKSFSAKREMLNVFLATDDDIIIIDPEREYTNLVAALGGETIFVSPGSTNYINPLDMSKDYSDDESPLVMKSDFILSFCECLIGKQGLTAKEKAIIDRCLTMTYGEYLIKFDPEKLPTLMEFYENIKAQPEKEAKGLALSFELYIKGNLNVFAHHTNVDVKNRVVSYDIKDLGKQLKTLGMLIVLDYVWNRITVNRAQGKRTWIYLDEIYLLFANEYSANFLYELYKRARKWGGIPTGITQNVEDLLKSETARSMLSNTDFVMMLNQATSDREQLARILNISDNLLSYVTNSDSGQGLICCGGSIIPFRDKFPHNELYDLMTTKLSEIAENEHKKE